ACACCAAGAATTTACATTATATCAATCTAAAGGAAATAGGGAAGTACACATAGTCACTGTTTTGTCTTTATTTAGGAGGGCATTTATGAATAGATTTATCGGATGGATCGGCAGAAGGAATTAAAAGGTATGTAAGGGAACTGTACAAGGACTTTCATATTGAGCAAATTCAGAGAATTTAAAGGAAAAGAGAAGACATATTGTGAAATGTTGGTGAGGAATTATTGAACTCATTAATAAAAGTTTAGAAAGTTTGATTGTATATGAACCGAAATTGCAGAGTTTAATATGTAATAATGTTGTTAAGGATAAGCAAAAAGATGTTGTAAATTATTAAAGGTAATAGTATAGTAAATTTTCGTATTTTACAAAATTATACTAATAAGGTGTAAAGATGGTGTTGTTCAAAACAATCATCCGAGGTTGGGAACTAGTGGATTGCATCATTATGATTTTACATTGTTGGTATTAATTAAATAACAAAAGGACTCATTATAAAAACACAAAAGGAATTATTAATTTGAAATAAATATAATTAATTTCTTTTGTGTTTGTAATTTATAACATGCCTAAAACATTTTTGGAGTATGAAATGGCAATGAACTACTATAAATGGGATGATGAGACAATTAACGAAAAGGAATGGATCGATATTCTAGAAAACCATTCTGCTAATTACATGAATTGTTTTTAAAAAAGAATCTCAGAGAATTAACAGTTTAGATGAAACGGACCAAGATTTGCAACTTCGCCAATTGGGTAGGATAATGGGGGAAATGACCAAGCTTCAGGAAATGGAGAAAGAGCGAAACAGGAGAGAAGTGGAAAAAAGGTTAATAAGAGAAGGGGTTGTTTTTAAAGAGGCCCCGTATACCTCTGAGGAACTGAAAAAGAAATGGGAGCAGGCATTTTTGTCACATATGACACAATAATTTCAACCTAAGATAATCATGGTCCTGACGATGGGACTTTATTTCTTACACCAAATTCAATTTCTGGACATCCGTAAATAGATTTAACAAAGAAATTACTCTACCTTAATATTTCCATAATAATACAATTATAAGTTGTAGGTGAGTGTAGATATATGGTATTATATTCCAATAAAATATAAAAAATCTTTATTAAATTTTCTGTAAAATACAAATTTTATCTGCACTAATCTTAACAAAGGAGAATAGGTATATGAAAAAAAAAATTTCTTTATTAATGTGTTCGTGTTTTGTGTTTTTCAGCCTTACAGGTATTTTTCTTAGCTCAACTGTGGATGCTGCTTCGGCATCTCATGTTGTTATCAGTGAAGTTTACGGTGGTGGGGGAAACAGTGGTTCGTCCTACAACAATGATTTTATCGAACTTTACAACCCGACAGATTCCAGTATAAACTTATCCGGATGGTCTGTTCAGTACGCTTCTGCCGCCGGTTCATTCAATAACATCACAAATTTATCAGGAAGCATAGGTGCACATAAATACTTCTTGGTTAAGGAAGCAAGCGGAGGAAGTAGCACTGTTAACCTACCCACTCCCGATGTAACAGGTACTATAAACTTAAGTGCAAGCAGCGGAAAGGTTGTATTGGCAAAGGTTACTACAGCGGTATCCGGTTCAACAGGCTCAAATGTTGTTGATTTTGTAGGCTTTGGTTCTACAAACGATTCGGAAACTTCTCCGGTAGGTACACTTTCCAATACTACAAGTGCAGAACGTAAAGACAACAATGGTGGAACAACCCAGGGTCAAGGTAATGGCTGGGACACTAATAATAACGCAAGCGACCTGTATATTACAAGCAGCATAAATCCTCAGAATTCCTTTTCTCAAGAGGAACCGTATCTTGGTACTGAAACACCCACGCCTACCGCTACCGATAATGATAATATAGCATTAGGTAATCCAAGCGGTGCTACCAGCAGTACATCCAATTCCAATAACTATCTGATGGTTAAGCTCCAATACGATCTTTCCTATAATAACAGCAAACACGAGCCTAACTGGGTCAGTTGGCATCTAGGTTCAACTGATTTAGGCAGTGCTTCCCGACAGGATGATTTTCGTGCAGACACAACACTGCCGTCAGGGTGGTACGAGGTTACTGCAAGCGAATTTTCTGGTAGCGGGTTTGATAGAGGGCATATGTGTCCCTCCGCAGACCGTACATCTTCTGTTGTTAACAATTCTGCAACATTCCTGATGACCAATATGATACCACAAGCCCCAAATAACAACCAGATTACCTGGAACAACCTGGAGACATATGGACGCACACTTGTTTCAGCCGGTAACGAGCTATATATTATATCGGGAGGTTACGGAACTGGCGGAACAGGATCCAATGGATACATGACTACTGTGGGGAACGGTGTTGTGGTACCGGCTAAGACCTGGAAGATCATTGTAGTACTGCCTAACGGAAATAATGATATTAGCCGTATAACAACGCAAACCAGAGTAATAGCTGTTTTGATGCCAAATGATCAGACATGTAGTAGTAAACCATGGGGCAACTACCGGGTAAGTGTAGATAGCATCGAGGCCCTGACTGGCTATGATTTCCTTTCCTCAGTGTCCGCTAGTATCCAAAATATTATTGAAGCTAGCACTGATAATGGTCCTACAAATTAATATAATAATATCTAAAATGTGCATCAAAACATAAAAAGTTTTTTTGTATGTTTAAAGGGATCGGTAGAAATTATTCTGCCGATCCCTCATTATGATAGGTACTTTTTCTTAAATAATATTCTTGATGCCTTCGCAGATCCTCTTTGCAACTATAGGGTTATTCATGGTATACAGGTGTATTCCATCCACATCATTTACCAACAAATCAATAACCTGACTGAGAGCATATGACATCCCTGCATCAAAAAGTGCTGTTGGTTCATTCTCATATCTATTGAGTATTTTTCTGAATCTGTTTGGCAGTGATGCTCCGCATAAATTTACTATTCTTTCTATTTGAGCTTTATTGATAACAGGCATTATTCCGGCAGTTACAGGTACATTTATTCCTGCTATCCTGCAGCTTTCAATAAATGAATAGAAAAACTCATTTTCAAAAAATAATTGTGAAATAAGAAAATTAGAGCCTGCATCAACTTTTTCTTTTAAATGGCTTATTTCTGAAATTCTGTTTTTTGATTCCGGGTGGCATTCAGGGTAACAAGCACCTGCGAGACAAAAATTAGCCGCCTTATTCAAATATCCGGTTAATTCAGAAGCATAATGAAAATCACTCTTTTCTAACACATTGGGATTTTTATCCCCTCGGAGTGCTAAAATATTCTCGATACCATTTTCACTAAGTATAGATATAAAGCTGTCAATTTCTTGTTTTGTATAGCTTGAACATGTAAGATGAACCAATGTTTCGATACCATACTGATGCTTGATTTTCTTGGCTATTTCAATTGTTTTATTATTATTAGAGCTTCCGCCTGCACCAAAGGTAACGCTTATAAAGTCAGGGCTAAGTTCACTCAAAATAGCAAGGGTCTCATCTATATCTTTTAGTTCAGAATCCCTTTTAGGTGGAAATATTTCAAATGATAACACAGGCATTTTCTTTGCAAAAATTTCTTGTATTCTCATATATTAATCTCCTATCTGTACTTATAAATTTACTGCCATACAAAGATTATCGAGGATTATTATCACTTCTCCAACAAAGGTGCGTTGTTCTGCTTAATTCATAAAGTTATGAATTGTGTAAGACTAATTTAAATGATTAGTGCATTTTATTTGATTATAACATAAATATACAACACAATATAGAAATTAACAGAAGTTAATGTTATATAAATAATTAAAGAAAATTGATAAAAGACAAAACCTTTTTATCCTATCAATTGTCTAATTATAATGAGAGGCTAGGTCTCTATCAAAAAGTGGGAGATAAATATGACAGCTGTTGAATTAGAAAAGGTAAGAAGTGCTATAAAGGGTAATAAAAATGCTTTTGCTGAATTAATTGATGAAAGGAAAAAAGACATATACAGAATAGCTATTATTTATGTTAAGAATAATTAGATGCAATGGACTAGTTCCACTTTGCCTCTTTCATTGCTACTTTTATTTTTAATTTTATCATAGAAGCTGTCTGTTGCCGGATAACATCCCGGACAGGCTTTTCTAAACTTCTCTAATACGTAATCACCATTGGCCGGATTATATAAATATTGAAACTGTTGCCTGATTATCTCATTATCAGGTATACCATGATGACTTGCACTTAGAACCGATTCCAGCATGTTTAAATAGCGAATATTATTGGTAATTATGGCAATTATTTATAATATAACGTATAATTAAAACAAAGGCTAGATTGTTGCTTTATATCAAGAATGGGAGGTGATACTTCAAAAAGCAACAGCCTGTTATATGATTCTTCTCTTGAGTTTAGCAGCATTTTTCTTTGCGTAGCTCTGTCAGATACTCATTTTTACAATCCATATAAACATTTTCATTTTCTTTATACTAACCGGTTTCATATAGGGAAAGCTGTTGATTTGGTTATGCAAAAGCAGCATGGCCGGCTTTTTAATCGACCGATTTAATGGTTGAAATATTATTTATAGGAGATGAAAAGAATGACTTTGAGCTTTAAAAAGACGATTAGTGTTTTAATGGTTTGCTTGATTGTATTTTCAATGGTATTTGTTGCCCCTGCATCTGAGGTCTTTGCAGCCAGCGATGTAACAGTAAATTTATCTGCCGATAAGCAAGTGATTCGTGGTTTTGGAGGAATGAACTACCCTGCTTGGCAAGGTTCGGATTTGACAGCTGACCAAAGAGAGACTGCTTTTGGTAATGGTAATGGTCAGTTAGGTTTTTCTATTTTAAGAATACATGTAGACCCGGATAAAACTACTTGGTCTAAAGAAGTGGATACTGCAAAAGCAGCAATTAAAAACGGTGCAATAGTTTTTGCCTCACCATGGAATCCCCCTGCTGACATGGTTCAGACTGTTAATGGTCAAAAGCATGTTATCCCTGCAAAATATGGCGCATATGCACAGCATCTGAACGATTTTGTTGCGTATATGAAGCAAAATGGCGTTGATTTATATGCTATTTCAATCCAGAATGAGCCGGATTACGCAAATGAATGGACCTGGTGGACTGCACAAGAAATGCTTACTTTTATGAAGGATTATGCCGGAACTATCAATTGCAGAGTAATAGCACCTGAATCTTTTCAATATATTAAAACTATGTCAGATCCCATTTTAAATGATCCTCAGGCTCTTGCCAACCTGGATATTCTCGGTGCCCACCTTTATGGTACTCAAGTGAGCAATTTCCCATATCCTCTTTTCAAACAAAAGGGAGCAGGAAAAGATTTGTGGATGACGGAAGTTTACTATCCTAACAGTGAAGCTAATTCCGCCGATCGCTGGCCGGAAGCATTGGAAGTTGCAAACCATATGCACAATGCAATGGTTGAAGCAGAGTTCCAGACATATGTATGGTGGTTTATCCGCAGACAATACGGCCCTATGAAAGAGGATGGTACCATGAGTAAGCGTGGTGCTATGATGTCTCAGTTCTCAAAGTTTGTTCGTCCCGGATATACTAGAGTTGACGCTACAAAGAATCCTAATACCAACGTTTTCGTTTCTGCTTATAAAGGGGATAATAAAGTTGTTATTGTTGCAATCAACAAAGGCACTTCTGCAATAGGTCAAAAATTTATTATGCAAAATGGTGCTTCAGCATCAGCAACAAAGGTAGCTACATGGATAACTGACAGCAGCAAGAATGTTGCAGCAGGTTCAGATATTAATGTTTCAGCAGGTACATTTACAGCTCAACTTCCTGCTCAAAGCGTTACAACCTTTGTTGCAGACCTTGGAACTCCAACACCGGTTATTAAATTAGGTGATATTAATTCAGACGGTGCCATAGATGCACTGGATTTAATGGCTATGAAAAAGCATCTTTTAGGAATGGAAACCTTGGCCGATATAAAGCCAGCTGATTTAGATGCTAGCGGAACAGTAGACGCATTGGATTTCTCACTGCTTAAACAATACTTACTGGGTAAAATAACTACTTTCCCAGGTAAAATTTAAGTATAATCAAATACTATCTGATTGATAATAAAAGCCCCCAAGAAAGCGAATTAACTTTCTTGGGGCTTAGATTTTGTTCAAAGGAACCCATCCTTATATCCCAAAGTTCGAAATATTATAGGCAGCGAAATATCTTACAGGGTATGTACAATAATTACCATTATCATCAGGTTGATTATAATACACTGGTGATACGGATTCATAGACAATATATGCATAGGTAGTACCCATTACTACACCCTCTGACAAGGGAGGAAGTGTTGTTGTGCTTTTCAATGTGGGTATCTTTGTGCTTTGATTCCATGTGTATGAATACAATTTTGAATCATTTGTTCTTCCATAAGATGAGGATATCATCATTCTGTCCCCTCTGACTGAAATACCCTGGGTTTTAAGAGGAACTGAAATCTGGAATTGATATGGAAGTGTTGGACTGGTTGATGTCTTACCCTCTACAGCATAGCAGCGTGCAAATGAATTGTCTTGATTTGTATTATCGAATTGTGCAATCCAAAGATAATTGTTCACTGCGTCATAACACATAGTTGAAGCTTGATAGCTCAAATTAGCTACCCTGTTATATGAGATACTTAAGACTGTATTTTTACACTCGGCTAATTTGGAGTATTTAAAACATCCAACGGCATTTCCATTTGAAACCCATATGTTGCCGCTTCTGTCGCAGTCATAAGCTACTCCTCCTACATGCGCAGTGCCGGGTAATTTGATTGTTCCAAAATAAGATTTGTCACTCTCATTAAAAACATATATGACTGAATTATGTTTAGTGGTTTCTTCACAACACGCAGAAATTAACAGATAATCCCCTGCAAAGGTAATTCCTTGCGGAACCATTTTTGAGCATCCGGCTGACAAAGACGAATTTCTCACAAGATTGTAAATATCATATGTGGCTGCTGGCGAGGGGTATGATGCCGCAGAGGTAACAAAGCTGCACATTACTGCGAAAATAACTGTAAGAGTCAATAAATTTCTAATTGCATTTTTCATTTCAATAGTCTCCTTTACGTTTATATTATGTTATTCAAAAGTAGTTCCTGTAAAATCAACATTCGGAAAAAGATTGGGATCAAATGATTTATTATTTTTGAATTTACAATTAGTAAATTTAACACCATTAGATAAATGAACTGTCAAAACATCACTTGAAGTATTATCAGATATCTCACATTTGTCGTATACAATATTTGTTGAAGAATCAATTTCAATCAGATTAAAGTTTTCACACTTTCTGATTACACTATTTGCAAACACAAAATCTTTGCAATCATATAATGTCATTGCTCCATATGTACACTCTTCAACTATGGAATTATTAAATTTCAAATTCTCAGTATCTTTTGCTATAATCCCGTAAGTTCCACATCCATATAAAATGCTGTTTGATATATCTATATCCTTTGATAAATCAAAGTTAAATACACCTCCTACACACTCACCCTTCTCTATGGTATGCCCGGCTTTAACATTCTTTATAGATATTTTTCTGGAGTTTATAAACGTCAGAACATTTGCATATCTTGGCTCAACAACTATTTCAACGGGTTTATCCCCCAAACCTTCCAACGTCAGATTATTAATTCCATCCAGTATTAATTCATTACCGTCGTACACACTTTCCCAATAAATATTTCTACTTTTACTGTAATCCTGATTCAAATCTGAAATATTATAAGTTCCCGGTTTCAGCTTAATATGTTTATTAGAACCAAGTGCGTCAAACAGTTCATTAACATTAGAAACCGTTACTTCTTTAGCTTTTGAATCAGGTTGTCTTCCTATATAAATACTCTTTGCCTTTCCATCCCAACTAACGTCTTTTCCAAGAGCCTTACTTAATGCTGCAACAGGTAAATATGTAATTCCCTTTGAAATAAAAGGCTTAATATCTTTACCGTTAGCGTCCTTAGGTTGGAAAATGACTCCATCCACATAGATTTTAATGTTATCATACATAACTGATATCTTGCTTTCTATAGGTGCTGCAAAAACTGTTACTCCCAATGCAAATGCCCCCATTATTACTGAAAATATTATTCCTGAAAAGAAGCCCTTAAGTCTATCCTTGTTTTTCATGTATACACCTCCGTAATTTAATGTTTTATGTATATTTTACCATATAATAACATATTTAGGTAATAACGAAACCAAGCATTAAACTTTAATTGTAATAGAATGGGATAATAGGAAAGTATAAAATATATTCCTATTATCCCATATAAAAGTTCTAAATCACCTTTGTTAGAAATTTGCTTTTCCTAACAAGAATGACTTATATAATGCCAAATCCATAGCATCAACACTGCCGTCATTGTTTACGTCAGCATTCTGAATTGAAGTATCTCCATTCAAAAGAGCCTTCTTAATTAATGCAAAGTCTATAGCATCCTTTTCTCCGTCACCGTTAACATCACCTAAGTTAATAATAGGTGGTAGTTCTGTTCGGCCTTCTTCATCAAGGAAAGCTGACATCCATGCCAGTGGAGCGTTCCAGTTTATGGCTAATTCGTTTGTTGACCAAGATTCGATATTATCCACAAAGCATTTTTCTGCAGCCATTTGACCTGGCTTCCAACCTAAGCTCTTAACCCAAGGATCCTGTAATCCTGAGTTAGGCCCACCTGACATACATCCGGCAGGTGGCTGCGGGAATGAATTGTCTGCCTGATATGCCCAAAAACGGTGATGTGGATTTTCAAGGGGGTTATCACCATAACCTGTTACATAACTCTGAACGTTCGGGTTACGTCCGAGGATATAGTCCATTGCGGTTATAGCACCGTTTAAGTATTTGTTGCGACCATTGAAATTATATCCGCTGAATAAATAAGCATATGACATTACGATTGCATTATTAACAACAAATGAATTTGAGCCCCAAGGGAATCCGGTTAATGTATCAGATAATTTCTTTTCTTCTATAGGTACTCCATAACCCTGCACCTGTTCAATTGATATGAACTTGTCAGCAGCTGCCATGATGTTATCTTTGGCTTTGGCTATATCGGCTGCAGGCAGACCATTAGGAACCAGAGCAAGAGTTATTGTTCCCATCCCGGCTGTATTATCCAAGTCAAAACATCCTGTAGGTCCTATATCTTCACCACCGGCTAATTCAGTAGGTTCCTGGAGATAATGAGGTGAGCTCTTTATGTAGTCGAGATACTTTTGAGAACCTGTAGTAACATAAAGTTCGCAAGCTGCCCAGTAGAAATCATCCCTAAAATAGGTTTCAGCGTAAGTTCCACCAAGAGCACTACTGAGCGGAGGATATATATTAGGATGTGCAACAGCTGCATCCCATGCAGCTTCGGCTGCAGTTAAACACTTAGTTGCGAAAGCAGCATCATACTGTTTCCAGAGACGTGAACCCTGTGCAGCTATTGCAGCAAGATTCAAGGTAGCAACTGTTGTCGGGGGCTGCAAGTAACGCTTCATAGTATCCTGGTCAGGACGTGTGGCAAGTTCTAGCCAACGCTCGTCACCGGCTTTGTGATGAACCATACCGGCCAATGTATTTCCTGCCGGTACCTGCATATTCAATAAAGTCTTCAAATTATAACGAGCTTCATCAAGAATATCAGGGAAGCCATTGCCGCTTTCAGGAATGTTCAATGAACCGTCTATAAATGGAGTAACTGATGTGTCTCCCAAGTAAAGTGCGCGTTCATATGAATTCATAAGAGTCCAAGTAGAAATACCGCCGTTAACCACGTATTTACCATAGTCTCCTGCATCGTACCAACCACCTGTTACATCCAGTGTGTAGTTTGCACTGTAATCTTTTGTTGGGTCGGGAGCCAGTATATCAGTGGTGTGTCCAGCAGGACGAGCCCATTGTGATTGATCACAGTATGGCATTTCTATTGTAATACCACTTCTGTGATGATAAAAATATTTAATTGAGTCATATTTCATTTTGGAATAAATATCATTACCAATATTAAATGGCATACTTTCATTGTCAGTCGGGTGGTCTGAAGTATTGGCCTCAGGAACATCTGTTACTATCTTGTAGCCTGTACCCACTGTTCTGTAATTTGAGAAATCAATAATATGAACATTGTTACCTGATGCATGGTCATACCCCTTAATAGTTGATTTGCCTGCAAAAACTACTGTGCCTGTACTATTAACTAACTGCCAGTTGATAGGAATTGTTGAGCTTGTAGCTACTGTTGCAATCTTATCAGAATTCGGATAAAATCCTTCCTGATTTAAACGTACAACATTTGTAGGCTCTGGTGCAGTCTTTGGATATCCTATAAACTGTGGGTCCTTAAGGTACATATCATCAAAAGTAAATGTTATTGGTCGGAAAGTACCGGTATATTCTGAGGGTGCCATACTTCTATCCGGAGCAAGGTGAAAAGCAAATTCAACGTTGCTCTTGTCTCCCTTTTCTTGCTTAAATGTCTGAGTTACAGTTGTTGGTTGATTAGCCTTCAATTGCAGAAATTCCCACTGACCTATATGCCAGTATTCATAATAAGGATCACCCTGGTCACCGATTCTGGGATAGATTAGACAATCTCTATCAGCGGTAACAGTGAACTGTACAGTGTAAGTATGTCCCTGCAGCAAAG
This region of Clostridium sp. BNL1100 genomic DNA includes:
- a CDS encoding dockerin type I domain-containing protein, which encodes MTLSFKKTISVLMVCLIVFSMVFVAPASEVFAASDVTVNLSADKQVIRGFGGMNYPAWQGSDLTADQRETAFGNGNGQLGFSILRIHVDPDKTTWSKEVDTAKAAIKNGAIVFASPWNPPADMVQTVNGQKHVIPAKYGAYAQHLNDFVAYMKQNGVDLYAISIQNEPDYANEWTWWTAQEMLTFMKDYAGTINCRVIAPESFQYIKTMSDPILNDPQALANLDILGAHLYGTQVSNFPYPLFKQKGAGKDLWMTEVYYPNSEANSADRWPEALEVANHMHNAMVEAEFQTYVWWFIRRQYGPMKEDGTMSKRGAMMSQFSKFVRPGYTRVDATKNPNTNVFVSAYKGDNKVVIVAINKGTSAIGQKFIMQNGASASATKVATWITDSSKNVAAGSDINVSAGTFTAQLPAQSVTTFVADLGTPTPVIKLGDINSDGAIDALDLMAMKKHLLGMETLADIKPADLDASGTVDALDFSLLKQYLLGKITTFPGKI
- a CDS encoding right-handed parallel beta-helix repeat-containing protein; this encodes MKNKDRLKGFFSGIIFSVIMGAFALGVTVFAAPIESKISVMYDNIKIYVDGVIFQPKDANGKDIKPFISKGITYLPVAALSKALGKDVSWDGKAKSIYIGRQPDSKAKEVTVSNVNELFDALGSNKHIKLKPGTYNISDLNQDYSKSRNIYWESVYDGNELILDGINNLTLEGLGDKPVEIVVEPRYANVLTFINSRKISIKNVKAGHTIEKGECVGGVFNFDLSKDIDISNSILYGCGTYGIIAKDTENLKFNNSIVEECTYGAMTLYDCKDFVFANSVIRKCENFNLIEIDSSTNIVYDKCEISDNTSSDVLTVHLSNGVKFTNCKFKNNKSFDPNLFPNVDFTGTTFE
- a CDS encoding DNA/RNA non-specific endonuclease encodes the protein MKKKISLLMCSCFVFFSLTGIFLSSTVDAASASHVVISEVYGGGGNSGSSYNNDFIELYNPTDSSINLSGWSVQYASAAGSFNNITNLSGSIGAHKYFLVKEASGGSSTVNLPTPDVTGTINLSASSGKVVLAKVTTAVSGSTGSNVVDFVGFGSTNDSETSPVGTLSNTTSAERKDNNGGTTQGQGNGWDTNNNASDLYITSSINPQNSFSQEEPYLGTETPTPTATDNDNIALGNPSGATSSTSNSNNYLMVKLQYDLSYNNSKHEPNWVSWHLGSTDLGSASRQDDFRADTTLPSGWYEVTASEFSGSGFDRGHMCPSADRTSSVVNNSATFLMTNMIPQAPNNNQITWNNLETYGRTLVSAGNELYIISGGYGTGGTGSNGYMTTVGNGVVVPAKTWKIIVVLPNGNNDISRITTQTRVIAVLMPNDQTCSSKPWGNYRVSVDSIEALTGYDFLSSVSASIQNIIEASTDNGPTN
- the metF gene encoding methylenetetrahydrofolate reductase [NAD(P)H], with the protein product MRIQEIFAKKMPVLSFEIFPPKRDSELKDIDETLAILSELSPDFISVTFGAGGSSNNNKTIEIAKKIKHQYGIETLVHLTCSSYTKQEIDSFISILSENGIENILALRGDKNPNVLEKSDFHYASELTGYLNKAANFCLAGACYPECHPESKNRISEISHLKEKVDAGSNFLISQLFFENEFFYSFIESCRIAGINVPVTAGIMPVINKAQIERIVNLCGASLPNRFRKILNRYENEPTALFDAGMSYALSQVIDLLVNDVDGIHLYTMNNPIVAKRICEGIKNII
- a CDS encoding glycoside hydrolase family 9 protein encodes the protein MKKRLVKKIAMLMAIVLILSTCVVQASAGEYEGAGDLIRNHTFDNGIGLPWRVVETYPATANFDITADGKFKITVSKIGSAATGQRWDVQLSHRGLTLLQGHTYTVQFTVTADRDCLIYPRIGDQGDPYYEYWHIGQWEFLQLKANQPTTVTQTFKQEKGDKSNVEFAFHLAPDRSMAPSEYTGTFRPITFTFDDMYLKDPQFIGYPKTAPEPTNVVRLNQEGFYPNSDKIATVATSSTIPINWQLVNSTGTVVFAGKSTIKGYDHASGNNVHIIDFSNYRTVGTGYKIVTDVPEANTSDHPTDNESMPFNIGNDIYSKMKYDSIKYFYHHRSGITIEMPYCDQSQWARPAGHTTDILAPDPTKDYSANYTLDVTGGWYDAGDYGKYVVNGGISTWTLMNSYERALYLGDTSVTPFIDGSLNIPESGNGFPDILDEARYNLKTLLNMQVPAGNTLAGMVHHKAGDERWLELATRPDQDTMKRYLQPPTTVATLNLAAIAAQGSRLWKQYDAAFATKCLTAAEAAWDAAVAHPNIYPPLSSALGGTYAETYFRDDFYWAACELYVTTGSQKYLDYIKSSPHYLQEPTELAGGEDIGPTGCFDLDNTAGMGTITLALVPNGLPAADIAKAKDNIMAAADKFISIEQVQGYGVPIEEKKLSDTLTGFPWGSNSFVVNNAIVMSYAYLFSGYNFNGRNKYLNGAITAMDYILGRNPNVQSYVTGYGDNPLENPHHRFWAYQADNSFPQPPAGCMSGGPNSGLQDPWVKSLGWKPGQMAAEKCFVDNIESWSTNELAINWNAPLAWMSAFLDEEGRTELPPIINLGDVNGDGEKDAIDFALIKKALLNGDTSIQNADVNNDGSVDAMDLALYKSFLLGKANF